From a single Asticcacaulis sp. MM231 genomic region:
- a CDS encoding Fur family transcriptional regulator — protein sequence MDRIERQCIEKGMRMTDQRRVVARVLSAAEDHPDVEELYHRAAAVDPNISLATVYRTVRLFEEAGVVERHDFGDGRSRYEEAGNEHHDHLINIKTGAVIEFFDEEIEKMKEALAEKLGYKLVGHKLELYGVPIGEEK from the coding sequence ATGGACCGCATCGAAAGGCAATGTATCGAAAAGGGTATGCGCATGACCGACCAGCGTCGGGTTGTGGCGCGTGTCCTGTCGGCGGCCGAGGATCATCCGGATGTTGAGGAACTGTATCATCGTGCGGCGGCGGTTGACCCCAATATCTCGCTGGCCACGGTCTATCGCACCGTGCGCCTGTTTGAAGAGGCCGGTGTGGTCGAGCGTCATGACTTTGGCGATGGCCGTTCACGCTACGAAGAAGCCGGCAACGAGCACCATGACCACCTGATCAACATCAAGACCGGCGCCGTGATCGAGTTCTTTGATGAGGAAATCGAGAAGATGAAGGAAGCCCTGGCAGAAAAGCTGGGCTACAAACTGGTCGGTCACAAGCTCGAGCTTTATGGTGTGCCGATTGGCGAAGAGAAGTAA
- a CDS encoding NifU family protein, giving the protein MFIQTEATPNPDVIKFLPGQTVLETGTKEFRTADDASASPLAENLFAIDGVAGLFFGSDFLTVRRSPDSDLIWAQLKAPILAAIMDFYASGQPILREAAVKNDIVYEGELGQIVAEIKDLLDTRVRPAVAQDGGDIEFDSFDMDSGTLYLHMRGACSGCPSSSATLRQGVESLMKHYVPEVKSIEQVL; this is encoded by the coding sequence ATGTTTATCCAGACCGAAGCCACCCCAAACCCGGACGTCATCAAGTTCCTGCCCGGCCAGACCGTTCTGGAAACCGGCACGAAAGAATTCCGCACGGCAGACGATGCCAGCGCATCACCGCTCGCTGAAAACCTGTTTGCCATTGATGGCGTGGCCGGCCTGTTCTTCGGCAGTGACTTCCTGACCGTGCGGCGTTCGCCGGATTCCGATTTGATCTGGGCACAACTCAAGGCGCCGATCCTGGCCGCCATCATGGACTTCTACGCCTCCGGCCAACCGATCCTGCGTGAAGCCGCTGTGAAAAACGACATCGTTTATGAAGGCGAGCTCGGTCAGATCGTCGCCGAAATCAAGGACTTGCTCGATACCCGCGTGCGGCCCGCCGTGGCGCAGGATGGCGGCGATATCGAGTTTGACAGTTTCGACATGGATAGCGGCACGCTTTACCTGCATATGCGCGGCGCCTGTTCGGGCTGTCCGTCGTCATCGGCCACCCTGCGCCAGGGTGTTGAAAGCCTGATGAAACACTATGTTCCGGAAGTGAAGTCGATCGAGCAGGTCCTGTAG
- a CDS encoding MAPEG family protein — protein MIQPVLALIAWSMIMLVWLYVRRLPALVRYAISEARPQSTNVERRLPPQVQWPADNYNNLMEQPTLFYALCLGIYLSGLSNPNLEYLAWLYVALRVIHSLVQVIANITIIRFCLFLASSAVLGLLCIQAVWIGFGL, from the coding sequence ATGATACAACCCGTACTCGCCCTTATCGCCTGGTCGATGATCATGCTTGTCTGGCTCTATGTCCGCAGGCTGCCCGCCCTTGTGCGTTATGCGATCTCGGAAGCGCGCCCGCAAAGCACCAATGTAGAGCGCCGCCTGCCGCCGCAAGTGCAATGGCCCGCCGACAATTATAACAATCTGATGGAGCAGCCGACGCTCTTCTATGCCCTTTGCCTCGGCATCTACCTAAGTGGCCTGTCCAATCCTAATCTCGAATACCTGGCCTGGCTTTATGTCGCCCTGCGCGTCATCCATTCGCTGGTGCAGGTGATCGCCAACATCACCATCATTCGCTTCTGCCTGTTCCTGGCCAGCTCCGCGGTTTTGGGTCTGTTGTGCATCCAGGCCGTCTGGATCGGTTTCGGGCTTTAG
- a CDS encoding PhoH family protein, producing the protein MAAVKDDFINLSDPCVLAVVGPSERYLAMIEGAFKVLVEMPGGGLVISGDARARQKAKAVITTMADMYDQGVDIAEADVRRLINEPQLTGQSGHSSSAPSVPLDQRNTIVMGRRGAIAAKTAGQAAYIHELARNDLVFALGPAGSGKTFLAVAHGVSLLLKGAVDKLIITRPAVEAGERLGFLPGDLNEKIDPYLTPIWGALDDILGAQVLAKKRETKEIEVAPLAYMRGRTLSYAYVIIDEAQNTTRMQMKMILTRLGEGSKMVVTGDPSQIDLPNRGDSGLVHAVHLLDNVEGVGKAELKAEDIVRHELVARIVRAYDNEFKS; encoded by the coding sequence ATGGCCGCCGTCAAGGACGATTTCATCAATCTGAGCGATCCATGCGTGCTCGCCGTAGTCGGACCGAGCGAGCGCTATCTTGCCATGATCGAAGGCGCTTTCAAGGTGCTGGTCGAAATGCCGGGCGGTGGTCTGGTCATTTCGGGCGATGCCCGTGCGCGCCAGAAGGCGAAAGCCGTGATCACCACCATGGCGGACATGTACGATCAGGGTGTCGATATCGCTGAGGCTGATGTGCGCCGGCTGATTAATGAGCCGCAACTGACCGGACAATCGGGCCATTCGTCATCCGCACCCTCCGTGCCGCTGGATCAGCGCAACACCATTGTCATGGGCCGCCGCGGCGCCATTGCCGCCAAGACCGCCGGTCAGGCCGCCTATATCCACGAACTGGCGCGCAATGATCTGGTGTTCGCACTGGGGCCCGCTGGTTCCGGCAAGACCTTTCTGGCCGTGGCGCATGGCGTATCGCTGTTGCTTAAAGGCGCGGTCGACAAACTGATCATCACCCGTCCGGCTGTCGAGGCCGGCGAACGGCTGGGCTTCCTGCCGGGCGATCTCAATGAGAAGATCGATCCGTACCTGACGCCGATCTGGGGCGCGCTTGATGATATTCTGGGCGCTCAGGTCCTGGCCAAGAAGCGCGAGACCAAGGAAATCGAGGTCGCACCTCTGGCCTATATGCGTGGTCGCACGCTTTCCTATGCCTATGTCATTATCGATGAAGCGCAGAACACCACGCGGATGCAGATGAAGATGATCCTGACCCGCCTGGGGGAAGGCTCGAAAATGGTCGTCACCGGCGATCCGTCGCAAATCGATTTGCCGAACCGTGGCGACAGCGGTTTGGTTCATGCTGTGCATCTGCTCGATAACGTCGAGGGTGTCGGCAAGGCCGAACTGAAGGCTGAGGATATCGTGCGTCACGAACTGGTGGCGCGTATCGTTCGCGCCTATGACAATGAATTTAAGAGCTGA
- a CDS encoding NAD-glutamate dehydrogenase: MDDFKPGESQSPSKDALTKAFLLDRGARDFLRLDDSEKAFLTQILEDFDVDELADIADADLDRVIAGFWAYAEKRDGAQTLRRVTPVLDSKGQPTAYDIIEVVQPDSPFIVETVMGELIDQGLSIRSMFHPVITLHRDFDGKRVKTGDDVKELMMLVFIERQSAERHKQIIEGIDQSLNDLKLAVRDFPRMQKLMAEEIVALEKQRGNGAIEAATLDENLAFLRWIDQNHFVFLGARGYAYPRESGGDYAREEPLNQMQEGFGVLRDSGRAVLRRSSEPAVLSEQLMSQLRTSEPVTVAKANLKSRVHRRIYMDYIGIKRYGADGKPSGEVRFVGLFTSEAYDRPAFEVPLIRKKAEHVLHEAAALGLQGGYNEKRLKNIVETYPRDELFQMTEHDLLRIARGILHLSDRPRVKLFTRVDPFDRFVSVMLYMPREIYQSQMQKQAGEILAAAWCGRVSASYAYISDSLLSCIHYIIGVTPGDHFDPNVTDVEADIENITRSWPQKVEALVENTGILETLDQPHTGIDWMLWAEAFPAGYQERYTTGEAVTDTAYLNGLSIEAPVNVRAYQRMEDEENHFCFKLYTHAEKAIPLSDILPVLGNMGIKTLEEYGYHVRSKDIGTYWVHEFILKLPRGHASEFKTFKTEFEQTLLALWHGKTEDDGFNALALTGQSWREVALLRAFCRYRVQSGLDPSPEIQQAALRDNPQVVEALLTLFNAKFALDGGDAKLRLTAVEAAKAEIETLLQKVASLDHDRVLRRLAALIGAIRRTNYFQKNENNQDKAYISLKIASRELADLPEPKPYREIFIWSPGVEGVHLRFGPVARGGLRWSDRKDDFRTEVLGLVKAQQVKNAVIVPVGSKGGFFPKKLPKNGTPDEVKSAAIVAYKTFLSGLLDLTDNLDAKGTIVPPVDVIRWDDPDPYLVVAADKGTATFSDIANGVSADYNFWLGDAFASGGSVGYDHKAMGITAKGAWEAVKRHFREIGKDIQTESFTVAGVGDMSGDVFGNGMLLSKETLLVAAFDHRDIFIDPNPDAAKAFAERERMFALPRSSWQDYNKELISKGGGVFPRSQKSIPLSPEIKALLDLDANEVSPFELMQAILKARVELLYFGGIGTYIKAPAQAHLDVGDKANDAIRIDGPEVRAKVIGEGANLGITQAGRISCAESGARLNTDAIDNSAGVDCSDHEVNIKILLSQVIASNRLKAEDRDALLASMTGDVARHVLKHNYDQTLALSLQEATSAADNAAQQAFMSGLEKRDRLDRKVEGLPSNSALEARKTGHHGLYRPELAVITAYAKLVLFDDIVAGTAPDDAGFEPVLVGYFPPALHGYVDAIRKHRLQREIIATVLSNTIVNIAGPSFAMRLTRSAGVDTTAMVLAFEATRQLFDIHSLWGEVSALDNRIPAAAQTALYNDLSTFVRHQTYWMARRFAGQPHDLAAMLKPYAEGIKGVIAQGSALLSGPTKARLAARVAELEALGCPADLATRITALSACHHVADVIDLAAEKKKPLDRTLELYALTGERFGFDSLQVGAGNLASSDPWDRIATRRLIEDVLAEQKAVVKAMMTRMSPSESPLQIIENWEVENKALIEPLQSMMTDMESGGWSFAKLTIVNALIREWAAKL; this comes from the coding sequence ATGGACGATTTCAAGCCCGGCGAAAGCCAATCCCCCTCCAAGGACGCGCTGACCAAAGCGTTTCTGCTCGATCGGGGGGCTAGGGATTTTCTCAGGCTAGACGATAGCGAAAAAGCCTTCCTGACCCAGATCCTGGAAGATTTCGACGTTGATGAACTGGCCGATATCGCCGACGCCGACCTTGACCGGGTGATCGCTGGCTTTTGGGCCTATGCCGAAAAACGCGACGGTGCGCAGACCCTGCGACGCGTGACGCCTGTGCTTGACAGCAAGGGCCAGCCGACCGCCTATGATATTATTGAGGTCGTTCAGCCCGACTCGCCGTTCATCGTCGAAACCGTGATGGGCGAACTGATCGATCAGGGCCTGTCCATCCGCTCGATGTTCCATCCGGTCATTACGCTGCATCGTGATTTCGACGGCAAGCGCGTCAAAACCGGAGATGATGTCAAAGAATTGATGATGCTCGTCTTTATCGAGCGTCAAAGTGCCGAGCGTCACAAGCAGATCATCGAAGGCATCGATCAGAGCCTGAACGACCTGAAACTGGCCGTGCGCGATTTCCCGCGTATGCAGAAGTTGATGGCTGAGGAGATCGTGGCGCTTGAAAAACAGCGCGGCAATGGCGCCATCGAGGCAGCGACTCTGGACGAAAACCTCGCTTTCCTGCGCTGGATCGATCAGAACCATTTCGTCTTCCTGGGCGCACGTGGCTACGCCTATCCGCGCGAAAGCGGCGGCGACTATGCCCGCGAAGAACCACTGAACCAGATGCAGGAAGGTTTCGGCGTGCTGCGCGATTCCGGCCGTGCCGTGCTGCGTCGTTCGAGTGAACCGGCGGTGCTCAGCGAGCAACTGATGAGCCAGTTGCGCACCTCCGAGCCGGTGACCGTGGCCAAGGCCAATCTCAAATCACGCGTCCACCGTCGCATCTATATGGACTATATCGGCATCAAGCGTTACGGTGCCGATGGCAAGCCTTCAGGTGAGGTCCGCTTCGTCGGCCTGTTCACCAGCGAGGCCTATGATCGCCCGGCGTTTGAAGTGCCGTTGATCCGTAAAAAGGCCGAGCACGTGCTGCACGAAGCGGCGGCGCTTGGCCTTCAGGGCGGCTACAATGAAAAGCGCCTGAAGAATATCGTCGAGACCTATCCGCGCGACGAACTGTTCCAGATGACGGAGCACGACCTGTTGCGCATCGCCCGCGGTATCCTGCATCTGTCTGACCGCCCGCGCGTCAAGCTGTTCACGCGCGTCGATCCGTTCGATCGTTTCGTTTCGGTCATGCTCTATATGCCGCGTGAAATCTATCAGTCGCAGATGCAAAAACAGGCCGGTGAAATCCTGGCCGCCGCCTGGTGCGGACGGGTCTCGGCCTCCTATGCCTATATCAGCGACTCGTTGCTGAGCTGTATCCACTATATCATTGGCGTCACCCCCGGCGATCACTTCGATCCGAATGTCACGGATGTTGAAGCCGATATCGAGAACATCACGCGCTCATGGCCGCAAAAGGTTGAGGCTCTTGTTGAAAACACCGGCATTCTGGAAACGCTCGATCAGCCGCACACCGGCATCGACTGGATGCTTTGGGCCGAGGCTTTCCCCGCCGGTTATCAGGAGCGTTACACCACCGGCGAGGCGGTTACCGATACAGCCTATCTCAACGGTCTTTCGATCGAAGCGCCAGTCAATGTACGCGCCTATCAGCGGATGGAAGACGAAGAGAACCATTTCTGCTTCAAGCTTTACACCCATGCCGAAAAGGCCATTCCGCTGTCGGATATCCTGCCGGTGCTCGGCAATATGGGCATCAAGACGCTGGAAGAATACGGCTATCACGTTCGCTCGAAGGACATTGGCACCTATTGGGTGCATGAGTTTATCCTGAAATTGCCACGTGGCCACGCCAGTGAATTCAAGACCTTCAAGACCGAATTCGAGCAGACCCTGCTGGCCCTGTGGCATGGCAAGACCGAGGATGACGGCTTCAATGCTTTGGCCCTGACCGGCCAGTCGTGGCGCGAAGTGGCGCTGCTGCGCGCCTTCTGCCGTTACCGCGTCCAGTCCGGCCTTGATCCGAGCCCTGAAATCCAGCAGGCCGCCCTGCGCGATAACCCTCAGGTGGTCGAAGCGCTTCTGACGCTTTTCAATGCCAAATTTGCTCTCGATGGCGGCGACGCCAAGCTACGGCTGACCGCTGTCGAAGCGGCGAAGGCCGAAATCGAAACCCTGCTGCAAAAGGTCGCCAGTCTCGATCATGACCGCGTCCTGCGCCGTCTTGCGGCGCTGATCGGTGCCATCCGTCGCACCAATTATTTCCAGAAAAACGAGAATAATCAGGATAAGGCCTATATTTCCTTAAAGATCGCCAGCCGTGAACTGGCGGATTTGCCGGAGCCCAAGCCTTACCGCGAAATCTTTATCTGGTCGCCGGGCGTCGAAGGCGTCCACCTGCGCTTCGGGCCGGTGGCGCGCGGGGGCTTACGCTGGTCTGACCGCAAGGACGATTTCCGCACCGAGGTGCTGGGCCTGGTCAAGGCGCAGCAGGTCAAGAACGCGGTCATTGTGCCGGTCGGCTCGAAAGGCGGCTTCTTCCCGAAGAAACTGCCGAAGAACGGCACCCCCGACGAGGTGAAGAGCGCCGCCATCGTCGCTTACAAAACCTTCCTTTCCGGTCTGCTCGACCTGACGGATAATCTCGACGCCAAGGGCACTATTGTGCCGCCGGTTGATGTCATCCGCTGGGATGATCCCGATCCGTATCTGGTCGTCGCTGCCGACAAGGGCACGGCCACTTTTTCCGATATCGCCAACGGCGTCTCGGCCGATTACAATTTCTGGCTGGGCGACGCCTTCGCCTCCGGCGGCTCGGTGGGCTATGACCACAAGGCGATGGGCATCACCGCCAAGGGCGCGTGGGAAGCCGTCAAGCGTCACTTCCGGGAAATCGGAAAGGATATCCAGACCGAATCCTTCACCGTGGCCGGCGTCGGCGATATGTCGGGCGATGTCTTCGGCAACGGCATGTTGCTGTCGAAGGAAACCCTGCTGGTGGCCGCCTTCGATCACCGCGATATCTTCATCGACCCCAACCCCGATGCAGCGAAAGCCTTTGCCGAGCGCGAGCGCATGTTCGCCCTGCCGCGCTCAAGCTGGCAGGATTATAATAAAGAGCTGATCTCGAAGGGCGGCGGTGTCTTCCCGCGCAGCCAGAAATCGATCCCGCTGTCGCCGGAAATCAAGGCCCTGCTCGATCTCGACGCTAACGAAGTGTCGCCGTTCGAGCTGATGCAGGCCATCCTGAAAGCGCGCGTCGAACTTCTCTATTTCGGCGGCATCGGCACCTATATCAAGGCACCGGCGCAAGCCCATCTCGATGTCGGCGATAAGGCCAATGACGCTATCCGGATCGACGGCCCTGAGGTCCGCGCCAAGGTGATCGGTGAGGGTGCCAATCTCGGCATCACCCAGGCCGGACGCATTTCCTGTGCTGAATCCGGCGCGCGCCTCAATACCGACGCCATCGATAATTCGGCCGGCGTCGATTGCTCCGACCATGAGGTCAATATCAAGATCCTGCTCAGCCAGGTGATCGCCTCAAACAGGCTCAAGGCCGAAGACCGTGATGCGCTTCTGGCCAGCATGACCGGCGATGTGGCGCGCCATGTGTTGAAGCACAATTATGATCAGACCCTGGCGCTTTCGTTGCAGGAAGCGACCTCGGCGGCGGACAATGCCGCGCAACAGGCCTTTATGTCGGGTCTGGAAAAGCGCGACCGTCTTGATCGCAAGGTCGAAGGCTTGCCGTCCAATTCGGCGCTCGAAGCCCGCAAGACTGGTCATCACGGGCTTTATCGTCCGGAACTGGCCGTCATCACCGCCTATGCCAAGCTGGTGCTGTTCGATGACATCGTGGCGGGCACGGCGCCGGATGATGCCGGATTCGAGCCGGTGCTGGTCGGCTATTTCCCGCCGGCCTTACATGGATATGTCGATGCCATCCGCAAACACCGTCTGCAGCGCGAAATCATCGCCACGGTGCTGAGCAATACGATCGTCAATATCGCCGGGCCGAGCTTCGCCATGCGCCTGACCCGAAGCGCCGGCGTTGATACCACCGCCATGGTGCTGGCTTTCGAGGCCACGCGTCAGCTTTTCGATATCCATAGCCTGTGGGGCGAGGTGAGCGCACTCGACAACCGTATTCCGGCCGCCGCGCAAACGGCGCTCTATAACGACCTGTCGACCTTTGTCCGTCACCAGACCTACTGGATGGCGCGCCGCTTCGCTGGCCAGCCGCATGATCTGGCGGCCATGCTCAAACCCTATGCCGAAGGTATCAAGGGCGTGATCGCGCAAGGATCGGCGCTCTTGAGCGGCCCGACGAAAGCGCGGCTGGCCGCGCGAGTCGCCGAACTGGAAGCCCTGGGTTGCCCGGCTGATCTGGCCACGCGCATCACGGCCTTGAGCGCCTGTCATCATGTCGCTGATGTTATCGATCTGGCGGCGGAGAAGAAGAAGCCGCTCGACCGGACACTGGAGCTTTACGCCCTGACGGGGGAACGCTTCGGCTTTGACAGTCTGCAGGTCGGTGCCGGTAATCTGGCGTCGAGTGATCCATGGGACCGTATCGCTACCCGTCGCCTGATCGAGGATGTTCTGGCTGAGCAGAAGGCGGTGGTGAAGGCCATGATGACGCGCATGTCACCGTCGGAAAGCCCATTGCAGATCATCGAGAACTGGGAAGTCGAGAACAAGGCGCTGATCGAGCCATTGCAGTCGATGATGACCGATATGGAATCTGGCGGCTGGAGCTTCGCCAAGCTGACCATCGTCAATGCCTTGATCCGTGAATGGGCCGCGAAGTTGTAG
- the miaB gene encoding tRNA (N6-isopentenyl adenosine(37)-C2)-methylthiotransferase MiaB, which translates to MNDHVPLKKLHIKTYGCQMNVYDSERMVDILRPLGYEVSDKPEGADLVLLNTCHIREKAAEKVYSEIGRLREMREEKEARNEGRMTIVVAGCVAQAEGQEIMHRAPAVDLVVGPQAYHQLPELIARTHRTKGERLSADFAPEAKFDALASGSLAADRAVSGPTAFLTVQEGCDKFCTFCVVPYTRGAEWSRPVKSILDEAKALAAKGVRELTLLGQNVNAYNGLGADGQELTLAKLMYALADIEGIDRLRYTTSHPNDMGQDLIDAHRDLPAVMPYLHLPVQSGSDKILRAMNRKHGRQAYFDLIDRIKAARPDLALSGDFIVGFPGETDKDFEDTLDLIRRVGYASAFSFKYSPRPGTPASGMPGQVSDEVADARLQTLQALIIEQQQAFKANLIGQTLDILFEKPGRLAGQAIGRSPYLQSVFVEDAADLIGQIHKVKIVANSNNSLRGELLKVVA; encoded by the coding sequence ATGAACGATCACGTCCCCCTCAAAAAGCTCCACATCAAAACCTACGGCTGTCAGATGAACGTCTATGACAGCGAGCGCATGGTCGATATCCTGCGCCCGCTCGGCTATGAGGTTTCCGACAAGCCCGAGGGGGCCGATCTTGTCCTGCTCAACACCTGCCACATCCGCGAGAAGGCCGCCGAGAAGGTCTATTCGGAAATTGGCCGGCTGCGTGAAATGCGCGAGGAAAAAGAAGCGCGCAATGAGGGCCGCATGACCATCGTCGTGGCCGGCTGCGTAGCCCAGGCCGAGGGTCAGGAGATCATGCACCGCGCCCCGGCCGTCGATCTGGTCGTCGGTCCGCAGGCCTATCACCAGCTTCCCGAACTGATCGCCCGCACACACCGCACCAAGGGCGAACGCCTTTCCGCCGATTTCGCGCCGGAAGCCAAGTTCGACGCGCTGGCTTCAGGTTCTTTGGCCGCCGATCGCGCCGTCTCCGGCCCCACCGCCTTCCTCACCGTGCAGGAAGGTTGCGACAAGTTCTGCACCTTCTGCGTTGTGCCCTATACGCGCGGCGCCGAATGGTCACGCCCGGTCAAGTCCATCCTCGATGAAGCGAAAGCCCTGGCCGCCAAGGGCGTTCGTGAGCTGACCCTGCTCGGTCAGAACGTCAACGCCTATAATGGTCTGGGTGCCGATGGTCAGGAATTGACCCTGGCGAAACTGATGTACGCCCTGGCCGATATCGAAGGCATTGATCGCCTGCGTTACACCACCTCGCACCCCAACGACATGGGGCAGGATCTGATCGACGCGCACCGCGACCTGCCGGCCGTCATGCCTTATCTGCACCTGCCGGTGCAGTCCGGCTCGGACAAGATCCTGCGCGCCATGAACCGCAAGCATGGACGTCAGGCCTATTTCGACTTGATCGACCGCATCAAGGCCGCGCGTCCCGATCTGGCGCTTTCGGGGGATTTTATCGTTGGCTTTCCCGGCGAGACCGACAAGGATTTCGAGGATACGCTCGATCTGATCCGCCGCGTCGGTTATGCCTCGGCCTTCTCGTTCAAATATTCGCCGCGTCCGGGTACGCCCGCCTCCGGTATGCCGGGTCAGGTGTCGGACGAGGTCGCCGATGCGCGCCTGCAAACCCTGCAGGCCCTGATCATCGAGCAACAGCAGGCCTTCAAGGCCAACTTGATCGGCCAGACGCTCGATATCCTGTTTGAAAAACCGGGTCGTCTGGCGGGTCAGGCCATCGGCCGCTCGCCCTATCTGCAATCGGTATTCGTGGAAGACGCGGCCGATCTGATCGGGCAGATTCATAAGGTCAAAATCGTCGCCAACAGCAACAATTCGCTGCGCGGCGAATTGCTCAAGGTGGTTGCCTGA
- the tsaB gene encoding tRNA (adenosine(37)-N6)-threonylcarbamoyltransferase complex dimerization subunit type 1 TsaB, giving the protein MGLRLVIDTSLNACGLGLFDDSGCLFHITEGMARGQQERLPVMAMEAFAATSIKPTDLTVIGVTLGPGSFTGVRVGLSFAKGLAAGAGVPLKGIGTLEALGSHPELLGKNRMAVVNGGRGQVYVQRFEGGSAVTLDLNTPDAITAYAADNPTDILTGPAAGLLAEFWPVAVEFPQTWPSLDALSALTLDAGSDDLTPLYMREADAIASTRGIISLNEPTV; this is encoded by the coding sequence TTGGGCCTGCGTCTCGTCATTGACACGTCGCTGAACGCCTGTGGTCTCGGGTTGTTCGATGACAGCGGTTGTCTGTTTCATATCACCGAGGGCATGGCGCGCGGCCAGCAGGAACGCCTGCCGGTCATGGCGATGGAAGCTTTTGCGGCCACCAGCATTAAGCCCACAGACCTGACCGTGATCGGTGTGACGCTCGGACCGGGTTCGTTTACCGGCGTGCGCGTCGGCCTGTCGTTCGCCAAGGGATTGGCGGCGGGGGCAGGGGTGCCGCTGAAAGGCATCGGCACGCTCGAGGCGCTGGGTTCTCATCCGGAGCTTTTGGGCAAGAACCGCATGGCGGTGGTGAATGGCGGTCGCGGACAGGTCTATGTGCAAAGATTTGAAGGCGGATCTGCGGTAACGCTCGATCTCAACACACCCGACGCCATAACCGCTTATGCCGCCGATAATCCCACAGACATCCTGACCGGGCCGGCGGCGGGTCTGCTGGCGGAGTTCTGGCCTGTGGCGGTGGAATTCCCCCAAACGTGGCCATCGCTTGACGCCCTTTCCGCGCTCACCCTAGATGCGGGTTCTGACGATCTGACCCCCCTCTATATGCGTGAAGCCGATGCCATTGCCTCGACCCGCGGTATTATAAGTCTGAATGAACCCACCGTATGA
- the rimI gene encoding ribosomal protein S18-alanine N-acetyltransferase, producing the protein MTTIRQLDAPSKQLEDIHTRCFDYGWSEGVFADLLIKPHHRTYVFETDGEIVSFVVMTVVAGEGEILTIATDPDFQKQGLARMLLDQVIKTLKAEGAELLFLEVAIDNPAALRLYEACGFKKTGRRKAYYSRKDKPPVDAHILRLAL; encoded by the coding sequence ATGACAACCATCCGCCAGCTCGACGCCCCATCGAAACAGCTTGAGGATATCCATACCCGCTGTTTCGACTATGGCTGGAGCGAGGGGGTTTTCGCCGACCTGCTGATCAAACCGCACCACCGCACCTATGTGTTCGAGACCGATGGTGAGATTGTCAGTTTCGTGGTGATGACCGTGGTGGCCGGCGAGGGCGAGATTCTGACCATTGCCACCGATCCGGATTTTCAGAAGCAGGGCCTGGCGCGCATGTTGCTCGATCAGGTGATCAAAACCCTGAAAGCCGAGGGCGCCGAGTTGCTTTTCCTCGAGGTGGCCATTGATAATCCGGCGGCGCTGCGGCTTTACGAGGCGTGCGGTTTCAAGAAGACCGGCCGGCGCAAGGCCTATTACAGCCGCAAGGACAAACCCCCGGTGGACGCGCATATTCTTAGGCTTGCGCTCTGA